A genomic stretch from Apodemus sylvaticus chromosome 12, mApoSyl1.1, whole genome shotgun sequence includes:
- the Ier5 gene encoding immediate early response gene 5 protein, translating into MEFKLEAHRIVSISLGKIYNSRVQRGGIKLHKNLLVSLVLRSARQVYLSDPCPGLYLAGPAGTPAVPPPQQPGEPVAGPPSGWGEPPPPVARAAWPEPEPQPQPQPQRPSVCHTPGAGSSEPMAAVAGAGDALRGGEEDSAAAAWGRVERPRAAPSGGGSDACPEGPRAVRRPCGCPPAVEERSSEDGSPAPPAPCPRKRGAAGVGGGRAGCSAPGSTPLKKPRRNSEEQPVTGEEDTDEEMETGNVANLISIFGSSFSGLLRKSPAGAREEEEAEEGGPETAEPGQICCDKPVLRDMSPWSTAIVAF; encoded by the coding sequence ATGGAGTTCAAGCTAGAGGCTCACCGCATCGTCAGCATCTCCCTGGGCAAGATCTACAACTCGAGGGTCCAGCGCGGCGGCATCAAGCTGCACAAGAACCTCTTGGTGTCGTTGGTGCTGCGCAGCGCCCGCCAAGTCTACCTGAGTGACCCCTGCCCTGGCCTCTACCTGGCCGGCCCTGCGGGGACCCCGGCGGTGCCGCCGCCTCAGCAGCCTGGAGAGCCGGTAGCTGGGCCACCCTCCGGCTGGGGAGAGCCGCCCCCGCCGGTTGCCCGCGCCGCCTGGCCGGAACCCGAGCCGcaacctcagcctcagcctcagcgtCCCTCGGTGTGCCACACTCCGGGAGCGGGAAGCTCAGAACCGATGGCCGCGGTGGCCGGAGCGGGGGACGCTCTCCGGGGCGGAGAGGAGGACTCGGCAGCAGCTGCTTGGGGCCGCGTGGAGCGTCCACGCGCGGCGCCTTCTGGAGGCGGCTCAGACGCGTGCCCCGAGGGGCCCCGGGCAGTGCGCCGCCCGTGCGGCTGTCCCCCGGCCGTGGAGGAGCGATCCTCCGAGGACGGGTCCCCAGCGCCACCCGCCCCGTGTCCCAGGAAGCGTGGCGCAGCGGGAGTGGGTGGCGGTCGCGCAGGCTGCTCGGCGCCGGGCTCTACCCCTCTCAAGAAGCCGCGCCGGAACTCGGAGGAGCAGCCGGTCACCGGCGAGGAGGACACCGACGAAGAGATGGAGACCGGGAACGTGGCAAACCTCATCAGCATCTTCGGGTCTAGCTTCTCCGGACTCCTACGGAAAAGCCCTGCGGGCGCCCGAGAAGAAGAAGAGGCTGAGGAGGGCGGCCCGGAAACCGCCGAGCCCGGGCAGATCTGCTGCGACAAGCCGGTGTTAAGAGACATGAGCCCCTGGAGCACAGCCATCGTGGCCTTCTGA